One Streptomyces sp. NBC_01237 genomic region harbors:
- a CDS encoding MFS transporter, whose protein sequence is MSPAADAHGTRNTRVLLALTAFTNLADGIIKIALPVLATRITSSPGPVALIALTLTLPWLLVSLPVGLLVDRVDRRRLLWLANGVRLLAVGWLFRTVAAGQVTLTSLAVVGAALGIAEVVAQTAESALIPTLVPRAARERANAWITGVETAANEFCGPMVGGLLLAAGTGVALGATWAGYLAAVLLLFLLVGRFRAERPAAAPQKGAGGAGGRLTEGLRYLWRHRLLRTMSLILTVLCASWGAWLALMPLIAKELMGLSTQEYGIVLSALGVGGLVGTLAVVRVNRLLGRRWAMFADLLGTLAMMAVPVLTANLWAVAVAAFLGGMGGTLWTVNARLISQNLVPDALMGRYSSAARLLTWGGMPVGAALIGVLAEWFGIRAAFLVFAAAIALTIPPFLRIVTTGELRRAL, encoded by the coding sequence GTGTCTCCCGCGGCGGATGCGCACGGCACCCGCAACACCCGCGTCCTGCTCGCCCTCACCGCGTTCACCAACCTCGCGGACGGGATCATCAAGATCGCGCTTCCGGTGCTGGCCACCCGGATCACCAGCTCGCCCGGCCCGGTCGCCCTGATCGCCCTCACCCTCACGCTGCCGTGGCTGCTCGTCTCCCTCCCGGTCGGGCTGCTGGTGGACCGCGTCGACCGCCGGCGGCTGCTCTGGCTGGCCAACGGGGTGCGGCTCCTGGCGGTCGGCTGGCTGTTCCGGACCGTCGCCGCCGGGCAGGTCACCCTCACGTCCCTGGCGGTCGTCGGCGCGGCGCTCGGCATCGCCGAAGTCGTCGCGCAGACCGCCGAGTCGGCCCTGATCCCCACCCTGGTCCCGCGTGCCGCACGCGAACGCGCCAACGCGTGGATCACCGGAGTCGAGACCGCCGCCAACGAGTTCTGCGGACCCATGGTCGGCGGTCTGCTCCTGGCCGCCGGGACGGGGGTCGCGCTCGGCGCGACCTGGGCCGGGTACCTCGCGGCCGTACTGCTGCTGTTCCTGCTCGTCGGCCGGTTCCGCGCCGAGCGGCCCGCCGCCGCGCCGCAGAAGGGTGCGGGCGGGGCGGGCGGCCGGCTCACCGAAGGGCTGCGCTACCTGTGGCGGCACCGGCTGCTGCGCACCATGAGCCTGATCCTCACGGTCCTGTGCGCGAGCTGGGGCGCCTGGCTGGCCCTGATGCCGCTGATCGCCAAGGAGTTGATGGGGCTCTCCACCCAGGAGTACGGCATCGTCCTCAGCGCCCTCGGCGTCGGCGGGCTGGTCGGCACCCTGGCCGTGGTCCGGGTCAACCGGCTGCTCGGCCGCCGGTGGGCGATGTTCGCGGACCTGCTCGGTACGTTGGCGATGATGGCGGTCCCCGTCCTCACGGCGAACCTCTGGGCCGTCGCCGTCGCGGCCTTCCTCGGCGGCATGGGCGGCACCCTCTGGACGGTCAACGCCCGCCTCATCTCCCAGAACCTGGTCCCGGACGCCCTGATGGGCCGCTACTCCAGCGCCGCCCGCCTGCTCACCTGGGGCGGCATGCCGGTGGGCGCGGCCCTGATCGGCGTACTGGCCGAATGGTTCGGGATACGGGCGGCGTTCCTCGTCTTCGCGGCTGCCATCGCCCTCACGATCCCGCCGTTCCTGCGGATCGTGACCACGGGCGAACTGCGCAGGGCGCTCTGA
- a CDS encoding DUF6796 family protein — translation MRTRGNGTGQIRLAGIAGIVASIAWLIGDILLLGKPVASPGDHPLLTGYDGTAADSLAAMMSASTTRLAWGALLGVLTGPLYLVACGHLYQGLRPARRSLSLPPFLLLTAGFALAPFAHGSFFYWGQAAKVVDASGVRSAALDALPGDMADVLILPYAVLLTCWVLGSVWMSVCVLRGATAFPRWMCAVNPLTCIPVGALVAASMPGPVGTAIQGAQLSIGNLLLFSLSTFALWNARGGAPAERMAVGRPVSP, via the coding sequence GTGCGGACACGTGGGAACGGGACGGGGCAGATACGGCTCGCCGGGATCGCCGGCATTGTGGCCTCGATCGCCTGGCTCATCGGGGACATCCTGCTCCTGGGCAAGCCCGTGGCATCGCCCGGAGACCATCCCCTCCTGACCGGCTACGACGGAACGGCCGCCGACTCACTGGCGGCGATGATGTCGGCGTCCACGACGCGGCTGGCGTGGGGAGCGCTGCTCGGCGTGCTGACCGGTCCGCTCTATCTGGTCGCGTGCGGGCACCTGTACCAGGGGCTCCGGCCGGCTCGGCGGTCGCTCTCCCTGCCACCGTTCCTGCTGCTGACCGCGGGCTTCGCCCTCGCCCCCTTCGCGCACGGCTCCTTCTTCTACTGGGGCCAGGCGGCCAAGGTGGTCGACGCCTCCGGCGTACGGTCCGCCGCCCTGGACGCGCTGCCGGGCGACATGGCGGACGTCCTGATCCTTCCCTACGCGGTGCTGCTGACCTGCTGGGTGCTGGGTTCCGTCTGGATGTCCGTGTGCGTACTCCGGGGCGCCACCGCCTTCCCCCGGTGGATGTGTGCCGTGAACCCGCTGACCTGCATCCCCGTGGGGGCCCTTGTCGCCGCGTCGATGCCCGGTCCGGTGGGAACCGCGATCCAGGGGGCACAGCTGAGCATCGGCAATCTGCTGCTCTTCTCGCTGTCGACCTTCGCCCTGTGGAACGCCCGCGGGGGCGCACCGGCCGAGCGCATGGCCGTCGGGCGACCGGTCAGCCCGTGA
- a CDS encoding RNA polymerase sigma factor codes for MARGDRAAFEELYRRTSPWLAVRLRRRCADPQIVAEVMQETYLAVWRAAGSFAGSRTGGTAVGWLWTIAARRLVDAFRRRAHHAEPPPAAAPHPVAPPAEEEALVGTVGGDVGDALRRLAPELRDVLQAMVLDGLSVRETAVLLGVPEGTVKTRARRARIMMREALA; via the coding sequence GTGGCCCGGGGTGACCGGGCCGCCTTCGAGGAGCTGTACCGGCGCACGTCGCCATGGCTGGCGGTGCGGCTGCGCCGCCGCTGCGCCGACCCGCAGATCGTCGCCGAGGTCATGCAGGAGACGTATCTGGCGGTGTGGCGGGCGGCGGGTTCCTTCGCCGGGAGCCGCACCGGCGGAACGGCCGTCGGCTGGCTGTGGACGATCGCGGCCCGCCGTCTCGTCGACGCGTTCCGGCGCAGGGCCCACCACGCGGAGCCGCCGCCCGCCGCCGCTCCGCACCCCGTGGCGCCCCCGGCCGAGGAAGAGGCGCTGGTGGGCACCGTCGGCGGTGATGTCGGGGACGCGCTGCGGCGGCTCGCGCCGGAGCTCAGAGACGTACTACAGGCCATGGTGCTCGACGGACTGTCCGTCCGGGAGACCGCCGTTCTGCTCGGAGTGCCCGAGGGAACGGTCAAGACCCGCGCCCGACGGGCCCGGATCATGATGCGGGAGGCGCTGGCATGA
- a CDS encoding ABC transporter ATP-binding protein: MPAVSRADIAPTAYAWEIRATGLKVKVGRNRMAVDGLDLSLGTGVHGLLGPNGAGKTTLIRALATVLRPAGGELELLGESAGGLGEHRALRRRIGYLPQDFGYYKRFTVREFVEYMAWLKEVPKEDIPGATQRAVERVGLADRADDRMKALSGGMVRRAGIAQAIVNDPSILLLDEPTVGLDPAQRLRFRDLLQELGTDACVVVSTHLVEDVAAACTDVVLFAEGRLVFQGTPDELAAAGGPEHVGDSPLERGYSALLADPAQTKGAW; encoded by the coding sequence ATGCCCGCAGTGAGCAGGGCCGACATCGCGCCCACGGCCTACGCCTGGGAGATCCGGGCGACCGGACTGAAGGTCAAGGTCGGCAGGAACCGGATGGCCGTCGACGGGCTCGACCTGTCGTTGGGCACCGGAGTACACGGACTTCTCGGCCCCAACGGGGCGGGCAAGACCACCCTCATCCGCGCGCTGGCCACCGTGCTGCGCCCCGCCGGGGGTGAGCTGGAGCTGCTCGGGGAGTCCGCGGGCGGGCTGGGCGAGCACCGGGCGCTGCGCCGCCGGATCGGCTACCTGCCGCAGGACTTCGGCTACTACAAGCGCTTCACCGTGCGCGAGTTCGTCGAGTACATGGCGTGGCTCAAGGAGGTGCCCAAGGAGGACATCCCCGGGGCGACGCAGCGCGCCGTGGAGCGGGTCGGTCTGGCCGACCGCGCCGACGACCGGATGAAGGCCCTGTCGGGCGGGATGGTGCGACGGGCCGGCATCGCGCAGGCCATCGTCAACGACCCGTCGATCCTGCTCCTCGACGAGCCGACCGTCGGCCTGGATCCGGCGCAGCGGCTGCGCTTCCGCGATCTGCTCCAGGAGTTGGGGACCGACGCGTGTGTGGTCGTCTCCACCCATCTGGTGGAGGACGTGGCCGCCGCCTGCACCGATGTGGTGCTCTTCGCCGAGGGGCGGCTGGTCTTCCAGGGCACCCCGGACGAGCTGGCCGCGGCGGGCGGCCCGGAACACGTGGGCGACAGCCCGCTGGAGCGCGGCTACTCGGCTCTGCTGGCCGACCCCGCACAGACGAAGGGCGCCTGGTGA
- a CDS encoding CGNR zinc finger domain-containing protein — protein sequence MLEAPPSAQLVEAFANTVDVELGTDDVTEPAQLAAWLSERGLLPPGGRISPADHDLALRLRDGIREELGVHAGDSPDARRVAAAEEALRELPLLATVRRGAGPSLIPDPGLPPAKQALAAVAIAWSELLATGEVARLKRCAEHACAWVFWDVSKNRSRRWCSMRVCGNRTKARRYAAKHAAGGD from the coding sequence GTGCTCGAAGCACCGCCTTCGGCCCAGCTGGTCGAAGCGTTCGCCAACACCGTCGATGTCGAACTGGGCACCGACGACGTGACCGAGCCCGCGCAGCTCGCCGCCTGGCTGAGCGAGCGGGGGCTCCTGCCGCCCGGCGGCCGGATCTCTCCCGCCGACCACGATCTGGCGCTGCGGCTGCGCGACGGAATCCGCGAGGAACTGGGCGTACACGCGGGGGACTCCCCCGACGCGCGTCGCGTGGCGGCGGCCGAGGAGGCCCTGCGCGAGCTGCCGCTCCTCGCCACCGTACGGCGAGGAGCGGGCCCGTCCCTGATCCCCGACCCCGGACTCCCGCCCGCCAAGCAGGCGTTGGCGGCCGTCGCCATCGCGTGGAGCGAACTGCTCGCCACCGGCGAGGTCGCCCGTCTCAAGCGCTGTGCCGAGCACGCCTGCGCCTGGGTGTTCTGGGACGTCTCCAAGAACCGCAGCCGCCGCTGGTGCTCCATGCGGGTCTGCGGCAACCGGACCAAGGCCCGCCGGTACGCGGCCAAGCACGCGGCCGGCGGCGACTGA
- a CDS encoding zf-HC2 domain-containing protein, which translates to MNVEHASARLIDGYARGDTDLVADEVWALEAHLEGCRVCRDRLSAAVTVEAPALVALTDAVWSDLEHQLAAAVPAPSRRRRTRLSAWTTPAMTPWLAMVLAVTALALLLDLVGPGSGQVSLVLLLAPLLPVCGVAASWSRGLDPAYELTASTPRAGLQLVLRRTASVLAVVIPALLAGGWATGVTAAQWLLPCLAFTSMTLALGGVIGVTRAAVAMVAAWAVVVAAPTLATSRTAAAFQEGGLPVWALILALGVAVVIARRGAYTVLGANR; encoded by the coding sequence ATGAACGTGGAACACGCGTCGGCACGGCTCATCGACGGGTACGCGCGCGGCGACACGGACCTCGTCGCGGACGAGGTATGGGCCCTGGAGGCCCATCTGGAAGGGTGCCGGGTCTGTCGTGACCGGCTGTCGGCGGCCGTCACTGTCGAGGCCCCCGCACTGGTGGCGCTGACCGACGCCGTCTGGTCCGACCTCGAACACCAACTGGCCGCGGCCGTCCCGGCACCGTCGCGCCGGCGCCGTACGAGGCTGTCGGCGTGGACGACGCCCGCCATGACGCCGTGGCTGGCCATGGTCCTGGCCGTGACGGCGCTCGCGCTCCTGCTGGACCTGGTGGGACCCGGCTCCGGCCAGGTGTCGCTGGTGCTGCTGCTCGCCCCTCTCCTGCCCGTGTGCGGTGTGGCCGCCTCGTGGTCGCGGGGCCTGGACCCGGCGTACGAGCTGACGGCCTCCACGCCGAGAGCCGGGCTGCAACTGGTGCTGCGGCGCACCGCCTCCGTGCTCGCCGTGGTGATCCCCGCGCTGCTGGCGGGGGGATGGGCGACGGGGGTGACGGCCGCACAGTGGCTGCTGCCCTGCCTGGCCTTCACCTCGATGACCCTCGCGCTCGGCGGTGTGATCGGCGTGACCCGCGCCGCCGTCGCCATGGTGGCCGCGTGGGCCGTGGTGGTGGCGGCGCCGACCCTGGCCACCAGTCGTACGGCCGCCGCGTTCCAGGAGGGCGGACTGCCGGTGTGGGCGCTGATCCTCGCGCTCGGCGTCGCCGTCGTGATCGCCCGCAGGGGCGCGTACACCGTGCTGGGAGCGAACCGTTGA